The Venturia canescens isolate UGA chromosome 7, ASM1945775v1, whole genome shotgun sequence genome segment GCGACTGCGAATACCGTAAATGaggtaaatatttatttcaattaggaagtcgaaaacttttttcgcggTTGTCGATTATCCTAAGTTCATTTCCTTCGTAAATGAAATCGAATCTTGctttttttgtcgtttctGAAAGTTCGgggcagaaaataaaaatttttgataattgtTACTAACTTAAGGCCACCAAGTATTTTTCTGCCAATGatgaattgttttttcagATCAATGATCTCCTGAAAATAGCAAAGACAAATTTCGTCGTGGTGAAACTATTAGCCGGTGGGCATAAGAAAGATTCCAAAGAGCCACCAGTCTTTGACTTTTCGTGTCATCAACATTTTCCACTGATAAAACTTGTGTGATCGTAAAACGAAGCAACTAAAAGCAaaggaaaacaaatcaaattcGTTGAACGATAGTCTTCGATCGCAAAAAAAAGTTCTTCACATtgtagaaataaaatttactatttatttcaaaaacaaataaaataaaatcagcAAAATTCACGACATACAACGCAAAAAAGTAACACCAAATCGAAGTTCATCGCAATTCAACTTCCctcattattttaatcggcATATGTACATTTGTTCATAAATCTTAATCCCTCAAATATGATACGTGTCCATCGTGGCTGTGTCGAGGTGtagcaaaaattcattaattaaaaatacatcaaataaaattattgaaaatcctTTATTTCTATGTGTCGCttattttcaagtaaaatttatttaaaagacaaaataataacaatttttaattacgAAATGTTCAAACTTTGAATAGATTCACTAAAAATTCAGAtaaattccgaaaaattgaatgttcaaACGAAAACGAATGGTTTGACGTTTGACAGCCTCCGAgcttgtttttttctgttcacAAATTCTCTTTCCCGCAAGTTCCGACAGCAATGGTATCGATTACGGAAATCGAAGTTCCCAAATGCCCCAAACCGTATTTAGGAGGATATCGTAACACGAAAACGAACATAGAGTATTTGAATGCAGCTTCGCAGACCGCACCGAGATTCGTGAAGCGTGGAAATGCGGAAACTCGTGAAGTTCAACACGTTGAAAAGGCGGAAGTTGGTACACAACCAGTTCGTCAAAATGCGACGCAGACGTGGAGGTAAtgatgaaattgaataaattttcgaaatatgcAGTCAAAactcatcgatttttttttgcaggaAGGATTTTTATATTCAGAACTGTACAGACGTTTATAAAAGCGCGAAAACTTACGAGTCTAACGAGCAAATGGTCAAACGCAGAGGTCTCGATGGCCAGGCACGCGTTATCCAGAAAGCTTATCGTGCCTATCGCTTGATGAAGTACATTAAAGAGTGCTCTAAAGAATACCGGAAAAGATTGGAAGATTgcaaaaaattggaaatcgaAAGGATCGAAACTCTCCGGTTggttgtaaaaatttttttgatttgttaACTTTTTCTCCAATATtctattttgacgaatgaaaaactgaaaatttgcGGGCTGGGGCTCGGTTCGGatggcaaaaaaaatcgattttgctTGCGTGTCATTTAACAATGACATTAATTGGaaggaatttcgattttgtcaACGtaaatcgcatttttttttactgtttaaCGAAATTGCGGGCTCGAAGAATAGAAAACTTATGAATTGACGTCGTTGACTTCGGTTTTTatgaaatcgtttttttattttcgataatCGTTTTCCCAGGCAACGTCACCAGACCGATATAATACGACAAACATTTCCACGCGCTCGAGGGGATTTCGACAAATTGTACAATTTGATCGATCGTTGGCGGACTTCCCGTCTGGAAATGGCGaaaaatcggtttttttctGGAGCACGGAAAGCCGAGAGCTGTCGcatcctcgaaaaaatgacggAAATGTTGAAATCGCTGGAGGAACATCGACGTTTCGTTTATTTagagaaacaggaaaaaaagcgcATACGTTTTTTGGCGAAACACTGCAAACCTATAAAATGGCATGGCTATAAAGCCAAAAAAGTTGAAATGATAACACTGAGAATACAAAAAGCTCGGGagtacaaaaatatcaacgagAATTTGACGAGGAACGATAAAAGTGTGGAGGAgcgaattgaatttttgattcTTCTTAAAAATGCGTTGATCGATCACAGCTGCGAACCCGTTCAACATTTCCTGCATCTGATCGATCAGGAAATTGCACTCATTTCAAGTGGCGTTCACAACAAGTGGCTGAATAATTTACGTCAAAGGATTTCTAGTAAAGAAAAATTCCCAtctttttcacatattttgtcgtaaaaaattccatcggAGTAAAATCACGTTCTCACGAACCCTGAAATAGCGATGCTTCCAGGGCATTTCAATCTCTATAATTTAATCGATTCTGTCGTTGAAATATCTTCAAGATTTTCACGACCTTACTACGAAATCTTTGGGTTGTTGGTTCATTATTATTCGATTTTTAGTTGCATTTCTAAAATTCGTCGCCGAATCAGGAGATTGCACTTGCACGACTGAAGCCGAGGATCGATCGAACTCGGAGTTTTCGGAGTCGGGAACGACGAAGAAATTGGTGTGCAAAAGTTGCTTGAAAATTATGCCATTCACGAGTTTCTCAGCGCACGTAAGAATGCGAAAAGTTTCGTGTTGTCTCAGTGAGTACAAACGACTTCGATTCTCGATCGCATCGACTTCCCCGCGAATCGTTAAATGCTAAAACATCAATACGTTTCCGTTAATCAGGTTGTACGTGGCTCCGTCAACAGAATATCGACAAATTGGATTACGACCCCTACACTTTCATGCTCAACGGAATCCGGGCGGACGAACAAAGACGCAATTGTTACTCGAGTTTGCTTTACGTAATGCAGGAGCCCGGAGTTTATCATCTCGTAAACAACATTTGGCACGGTCATTCGATAGTGAGCGAAACCGAGGACATTTACAACCTGCGATTGGTCCGTTTCAACATCGCGGAGGAGTGGTCCCCGTGGAATTGTATTTTGCTCACGACCGAGGAAGCCGAGACTCATTACTTCGTCAAAAACTTTGAGACTTTTTACTCGAAGCGTTTGCTCCACAGAATTCATCTCGCTCATCAAattgccaagtctcatttcAAGTACGAGGGGAACCACTTTTCAATCACTTTTAATAAAAACTCACATTTCGTTTGTGTTTCTCGAAaagaaattcacgaaaattggGAAATTTAATTCACTGAACAAACGCAGATGAAACGTGACGTTGCCAAATCCattcgattcatacaaaatccACTGGCCCAATTTCTATCatcttttttatctttccagAGAATTAatcaagtttgaaaaaaatttccgagtCTCTTCTCGATACTACATGATCCAGGACCGAGAAGATTACGTCCCATCGGAATCCCTCGCATAGGAAAATTTCCAGGCACCGGGAAAATGTTGCGATGCTTTCCTGCCCAGGAAACTgttaaaattgtattttacaATCGACGAATAAAACGCCTCGCGTTTTCAGTATTTTATAATCCATAAAAAGGAGCGTTTCCTCGCTCCTGTTTCTGaggaatggaatgaaaaatgtactgaATCGTTAATgagattgaaatttctgtagACTGGTAGCCTCGCCATGAAGTGGGTCACAGCGAAAATGGTGAATCACGAGCAAGCGATTCTGCTGCAGTTTCTGTAAATTCGCGACAgtattaaagaaaaatgaatgttcAGGTAGTTCTGGAACTGCATTTATTCGTTGGCAaccgaaaaataatgtttcatGATAAACCCTCGACGAAACGGTGGGGAGATTTGTCACGTATTGGGACTAATCGACCAAACTTTCATCCACGTATCTCCAGGCAACGGGGAGTGTCCCTAATGCTTAGGAATGCGAAGTTTCGTATAGCAAACGTGAGATAAAGCCTTATTCAGTTTTGTActaaaacgtgattttctgcTCGCCTCGTTACGGAGGAGGCCTGAAGCCAAGTAATTCGGGACCGCCAAATTCGCAACTTGTAATTAGCCGTTCGTGAGAGAGTGCGGCGGCTTGTATTTTGGTGCCGCAGCAGCGTTATTCCGCACAAAGGGTAATGCGAGAGTGCGTGTACGAGTTTATCAGGCCGACAGATTCACGCGACGATTGGCCCGAGCGATTTCTTTCAAAAACGcatttgaaggaaaaacgtGAGCAAAAGTGGTGACcgattttctcgacaacttGGTGAAAATGAGACAAATTTTCAGATGGAAATTCTCACGAATTCCGTCAGTCTTCGAATCACTGTGGAAGCTCGAGTCGATGAGGAAACTTCGAGGAAGCACCGTTCATTATTTCTGTGACATTTCAAGAAAGTTTCTTTCGCATGCTCGCAGAgggaagaaattgaaaaaagcttGTCAATTCCAATATGAGTTTAAAAACGATATTTGTATGCGAAAGTATCTTGTTTGGTGAATTTTCAACAAGAAACTTGCGAAGAGGGAAGCTCGTTAAAGAAAATAAGCGAATCGAGTCATTTTTAACAAGAATCCCGTGAATTTTGAATCCGTTTCTTCGCTCCTCGTTGAACAAAAACTTGTCGACGTCCATCCGTTATTTccaattggaataaaaataaagttccTCGTGCTGTCGCAGAGGCGAATGAGCAGCTGGTTTTTCttggcaaaaaaacgaaagaaagtaCGCTCGAGTGAGAGAGgcaggaaaaaatgagaaaaaggtGATCCTCGTAAACATTTGTCGACACTTAGAAACGTGTATCTCTGAGTACGTACAGTCGTACTTGGGATCCTGACGGAGGTTGCATTCCTTTGAGAATACGAGAACATAAGCAGCATCGGTAGTCGCGGCGGCGGGGTTACGCTCCAAACTTGAATAATTAACTCAGGGGAAGGGCTGTAGTTTAAAGTTCTCGCTATATGGCGCAGATCCTCGAGCAAGCTTCGAGAGACCCAGTCCCGGGAAGTTAGTTCGGCCATAACGAGgctaaaaatgaaaacggaCTTTTGTTTCTGGCGGGCAGGCACTGTGTTCAGGCGGCGTGTAGCGAAAAGCTTGGCTTCCCAAAACGCTAATATTTAGTCCGAGCTTCGGGGGACTCCGATTTCCGTAATTCgtaatatttatcattttgagaAACTACGAAGAGTCGAAAAGTTGCAAGAAAaactaatgaaaaatcgtaGCAACACTTTTTAAATCGGATCCATCGGAATATTGTTAAACTTTAGATTCCCCTCGGCCTTCCTCCCTCAAAATCGACGCTTCCTTTCCGCGAAAAATGAATCTATGCGGGAGCATAAAACTGTTGGAAGAAATCGAAGATAAAGCAGCGAGAAACAGCACAAAATaagaagagaaggaaaataaaagttttatGATTTCACCAGTCACGATCGCTGCGCCCCGGAAATGTCAATAAAAACGTGCCAATCCTCATAAGCAGTTTCTCTTACGTGATAATCATGTCGAGACTGCGATCGATCGAGTCATAAATAATGTGTCGTCACTTTTGAGCGATATGCGCGATGAAAAAGACGATTTCCACTAGCCTGTGCACGCGACCTCACCACGTATCAAAGCACATCAGGGAAGAAACTCGTTCGTGTGACGAGCGTCGTCTGCGTTAACCACCACCACTGGAATCACGCTTTTTCATCACAAGTTAAATGGTCTCGTTAAATGTTCGCTAATTAGAAAATCAATCAAGTTAATGCTACGAAACCGGTTCAATTGTTATTCTAATATAAACATCCTTCTTAGACCGCGTTTACGCTTCTTGTACACCGAACCTCGTTCCGCCCTCGGGTCTCAGTGGTTAGGGTCAATTGTGGTCAGACTCAGCGCCGCAACTCCCGATAATCTTATCAACTCGTACTACGTCCTGAATAAGTAACCTTCGAGATTCCAATTTCGATGTTACgcattcatcattttcttgGTGTTTGACCTCCGGCTGAggcctgccaaatttgcgtcAACAGACGCCcaatttttctgctttttttcaactttcacgTTCTCGTGTTGAGGGCCACGAACAGCGTAAGCGTTGGAATTTTTGGTGTtcttttttgtgtattttataaataaaaattggttggacGGACTTAAAAGCCAAAAAGACTCTTAAATATatgttgacaaaaaaatccaCAAAAGTCTCAATTTTCGTGGATCTTTCGGTAGAAGATTGtttagaaaaaatggaaaaaaaaaaaacaaaaaacagctGCGTCCGGTTTGAAAGATACGTTTCCCCGAAAAAATGCGATTCGAATCAAGACCCTGGGACAAAAACTTTTCTGCCGATTTAAGGGGAGTGattggaaaagaaatttttttccagtactTTTGAGCATGTGAGAGAGACGAGTACCAGGTTTCGTGTAAATTCATCCAactaattttaatttataaaataaacagaaaaataacTAAAATTCCAATGTTCACATCGTGCACAGCCCTTAAAGATTTGAATCGCGCTTATAAGTGTGAGAAAACCCGAGCTCGAGAGATTCGAAACCCGAAGAAAAACTCGCGaatgataattataaaaaaagctTGGTTTTCCAAGTGCGCTCGTGGAATTTCGCCAGCCTTTTTTCTACCCGATTTGCTTTTATTCGCTCGCGCGTTCGTCGCTGAATCTGTTGGGAATGAAAGAATGTTTGGATCGCGAGGGATCGATGCAGTTGGCgtaaaagtgtgaaaaaattcggaaaaggCGACATTTATGGGGGTTTGTTTGCCTGTCGCATTTGGCCAATAACTGTTCTCATATGTTCAGTCTCGTTCGGAGGGGGTGAGCGCGCCCTCGAATAAAGAAGCTCCGGACCTTAAAGGATGGTTTTCGTCGTCGAGATAGAAGACCGTTGCTTCGCGAAGCCTTTTCTCGGCGGATGGAAAAACGTCGTGACCGGAAGGGAGTATCACGACGCCCGCACGCAAACGTGCCCCAGGGGCAGCCTCGTTTATCCACGGGGCAAGAAGAAACACGAGGACGAAGCAGCGCCGGCAGCAGCTCGCTCTCCTGCTTCTTGTGCCGCAGCCCGCCCGGCTGCGAACGTGATCACTGAGACGCGTGATCGCTGTGTTGGTACGGACACTTCCCTGTTGGTGCTGCTTCTAGCCTCGTATCGCTCCAAATATACGAGCGTCGAGTTCGAACGAGCGAGCCAAACTTCTCGCTTGCCGGATCTGAGGGACCAATTTGTAATACCTTTTTCGAGGGCTCACCGACAAGTAACTCGCTCGGCTGGCCATCGAAGTAAAACTTCGTTCGTCCCCGAGCTAACGAAGAGTCTTGAATCAATCGGGGGAAAAATAGAGGAAGAAAATGTCGATCCTTTATCGAGGTATTTAAGCACATTTTCGGAGCACTTTATCCTCGCAGTTGCGCTCGCGCAGGTTGACACACATCGAAAATTCGCGGTCTCTCGTCCCAGTGGATCTCGGTGGAGACGAGCGAGTCTCTCGGTccgaaaaaatgttgctcaACGCTCTCGAGCGTCGTTTGTAAAGAGAGCGGAGACTGCACTGAATTTTCGTTCCCTTTGATGAATAaacgatgacgaaagttttatTGTGAACGCTCGATCACAAGGTTCATCCATTATTCGGCTGCTCTCTTTttcgatattatttttcatggaaaaaacGATGTTACGAGGATTTTAAACGCTCGAGGAAAAAGCTCATTTGATAAATATTCCTACTCGCGTCTGTGACTCCGACTCGCTCGCGCTCCAGAGACTCCAAACTACTCGTTTCTCTCCGCATCGTTTACACATGTGAAttcatgaaatattcattcaagCTCAGCACTCCTCGGTCAAATGAAACTTAATAATGACGAGTCTtcgtttcttctctctttcaaaCGGTCAGACTGCGAGTCGAGGCTGCCACGAAGATACAAAAATGCTACAGGTGAGCTTTAAACCGATCGAGAAAGTTGAGTGAAAAGGAAAAGCAAAATTCATTCTCCATCCTCCGGACATCTTTCAACTCGTTTCAAATATTCGCTCAACCGTCTCAatcgaataaaacgattcccTCAAATATGCGCATATCGGATACTCCGCAATCACTCATCGTTATGAAAAAGCTCAAATACACCAAACTGACTACGAatcttttgcattttttaacCATCGCGAGTCATTAATCATTCAAAGCTAATCTAAATCCGACAGCGATCGAGCTGCACGCGATCGATCCACGGCTTTACCGATTTCAAACTGCTCCGACCAGTTTTACGGAGCTTCTGCAATGCCAAAATCACACGAAAATGCTTTCCCGCTAAAAAAATATGGGAACcagaaaaatcatcgaaaaaattggaaattcaaAGTTACTCGTTCAAAATAGGAGAGAGTGGGGTAATTTTGGACGCAGAGTAAATGCGGACACcccaatatttttatattacaaAACCCCCGCATTTTAACGCACTTTAACTCACGCCATAGGCCTGTCGATGTTCAGGGTACTCACATTGTTTGAGACGTGaagtgatttattttcttcgcgGTAAAACCGATCATGAAATTTCGTACATTTTCATCTGATTTTTGCCTATACATTAATACGAAACTACGGGATAAACGGGCTTCAATGTTactcaaaaaattaatttaacaTCCTTATTTCATATAAGAATCATTAGCACAGTTCGAACTGTTTTTTAATGATCaattaatttgtgaaatttcgcaGTTTGGGGGAATTCCGGACGTTCTGCTCTCACCCCACATCGATTGATTTTGTTCAAATTTCAGTAACGTcgtaaatgaaagaaaacacCAAAGTATGATATCGAGTGCATAAATGTAGGAGTGAACGATGTGAAGATAGAagagttatttttgttttgaaaaatatatgaaaattcacGATCCGAAGACTGGATTATATGTGAACCGAGTGTTAAATGTGAGCTCGCGAAGTTGCACGAGCGGATGAAGTACGAGTCGAAAATATGTTCACGATATCTGTAGCAATTTTTAATGCAATTGAGATTCAGCCCAAGGAACGTCCGAAATTACCCGGAGGTTGGGAGTGAATTCGAGTTTTACGGAGTTTTTTGCCAAATGtttagcaattttttcatctatttgataaaatttattttgtaatttcatcgtGCGGTTCGTTATTAATGAATTTCCGCGTTGGACGGTCGGAATTACACCAATTTCCCCTAAACGTTGGTCTCGCAAATTCCCgagaatttcacgaaaaagggatttttttatgggattgTGGCCACTTGATTTGTGCCTGAAGCAAAGGACTGTGAATTCTCGAAACAGTTGATTGAGAAAGGAATTTGTAAGATTCAtggaattttcaatgttttattcCGGCAGAGCCTACAGAGCGAGGGTCGAGTTCGGAGCACTGGCTCGTTTGTCGCGCGAGACACGTGCGCAAACACCGCCGAagcctgaaaaaattcatcacttcCGTCACTGCCGATCGAGTAGATTCGAGATAGTGAATTTGGCGGGGCCGTCGAAGCGTTCGGATTTCGAGTTGGTGCAGAGCGTTTTGGAGCGTTGGAGATATTGGGAGAACGCGAGGCTCGACGGTGGCTTCTTCGAAACGAGTAAACTGGCGGAACGCGGTAGAATACTTGGCAGGGAGATCGAACTTTTACGTTCGATAGAGGCGACGAAGGCGCGGGTGCGCGAGGAGCGAAGAGAGCGGCGGCATCTCGCAGATCTGGACAGGTTGGCCGAGCCGGAAGTTTGGAAAGTGGGAAGCGGCGGGGGGAGGAAAATTCTCGTGGAAACGCTGAGGGTCCAGCGAGCTCGGGAGTGTCGTGATTTTTATCGATCGCTATTCGTCGAGGCAATCTCGGCGGAGGATCGATTGGAGAGGCTGAAAAAACTGCGGGAGTACGCGGCTGAACACACTTGCGAGTACGCTCGCGATCTCATTTCCTCGGTGGACCAAGAGATCGAACTTTTCGGGATGAGTCACGACGAGAAGTTAATGAACTCGCTGAAGAATCGTTCCCGACAGGCTTTGTTACGTCTGACGATAAACTCGTGTTCCTTGGGACAGAAACTCGGAGATAATCGAGCCTCGAGTCCGCCTCGATCTCGAAAGCCGAGAAAATCTTTTTCCAAAGTGTGCGAAAGGTGCGGCAGATTTCTCACGATCGACGACCTTTCGGCCCGCATCATTTCCCCCGGCCAGCCGCTCCTGCCGACTTGTCAAACCTGTCGGAACTCCCAACCCGGCAAAGATGCCAAAATCGTTTACGAGCCTTACGACATTATGATACGAGACTTGAGAATCCGAGAAACTAATTTGGGCTCCTCCCCGTCCAGCGGTGATCCAGCTTGGCGCGTCGACTCCAGGATCATTTACCGCCTCGTAAATTACGTCTGGCACGGCAAATCCGGCATTTCCGAATCCGACGACCTCTACCGTCTCGTCCTCGTTCGTTTCCGTCCCCAAAACGTTTGGTCGCCGTGGAACAATCTTTTGCTGACTAAGCGCGAGGCTGCGCTCCACCAATCGATGCAAGATCCTTGCCAGATTTACGCTCCGACTATCGCCAAAAAATTCGTCGTCAAAAACTTGCAAGCTAAACTGCGTTTCGACCTCAGCGTCTCACCCAATCTTCTTTGAATCCACCCAATAAATATCGTTGAATTCCAAGAAATAATCCGACTCAGCCAACCTGAGTTCAAAGGCAAAAACATCGAGTCGGATTagatttaaggagggtggatcacgaaatcaaaataatcagaatttgatcaaatttggtgataacattctttggcatcaggtatacaaatacaatttttttcaattttttttaccatgtACAACTGTACGTATGTAAACTggatgcttatacacgtgaactttactGTTCAATtgctcgagagctatgtggtagaaaaatctaaaaaaatttatatttttttatatccttttgaagaatacatttaccaaattaaaaaaattcttatcattttgaaattcttcatatttttaacatggtttagcatggcaacattgtatcgtcgcgatccaccctccttaagggcTTTTATACACTTGTAGCGgtcgaaaaaatgtgattttcttgatttttttacgagaaaacaaatgtttactgaaaaactgtgaacgacattCATTAGTACATGTGTTCGTGtgttcgtacaatttttttcatcaaaaagtttctcaaaatggcgcaactccacatacgaaatttataccatTTATTTATTGTAACAATAGctcgggcctggacgaaggatttgtaaaagttttgattgaacaaaaaatggcgacagttttaacaaaaaattcatctttcgaggtgctaaattttccgttttttcgttacaattttatttttccaacaaaatacgaaatccttcgtccaggccctagCTATTTTTATAATAAGCTAATGGGataaatttcgtatggatcggatCAATAGATTTTTAGTGATCGTGTCGTCCACCGCAAagggatttttcaaaaaagacgattctgagataatcggGTTTAAAGATTCGAGTATTAGACGGCACCGGGCGCTCGGTTGAAATACTTGCATTTACGAATCTTATGCcccgatctttatgaaatttcgtgagaatattcttcagacattgtactcgaatgtgataaaaaaaatgttcgatttttccgcccatcacaagtgtatAAAGgtcttaaaaataaatgaagatcCTCCTTCGTCGAGGGTGGAAATGAGCCCGAGATGCTTCTCAAAATAACTCGAGGATCGCTCCCTTCTTCATTCGCAGGAGGGTGCAAACTTTTTATGTGTTGAAAACAGTCCATTGAATCCCCATGAATATTAATGTCCCATGTACATAATCCAATTTCGATTGTAATAAAGTTTACTTGTTTGCAAGTGGGAGCGTTTCGTGAAAGTTTTGCGATTTGTCGCGGTCACCAGGGACGAGGCTGGTACGTTTCTCTCGTTGCTAATACTCGCTCGTAGTACATTCACTTCACGAGGCTCTTCGCTATGCACCTTTCCACATGCGTATGTGTATGTTTGCCTTGAGTTTACAGCGATCCGGTGCTGGAAGGCGGAGAAGACGAGGGACCAAGTTTCTCGG includes the following:
- the LOC122413016 gene encoding IQ and ubiquitin-like domain-containing protein, with translation MVSITEIEVPKCPKPYLGGYRNTKTNIEYLNAASQTAPRFVKRGNAETREVQHVEKAEVGTQPVRQNATQTWRKDFYIQNCTDVYKSAKTYESNEQMVKRRGLDGQARVIQKAYRAYRLMKYIKECSKEYRKRLEDCKKLEIERIETLRQRHQTDIIRQTFPRARGDFDKLYNLIDRWRTSRLEMAKNRFFSGARKAESCRILEKMTEMLKSLEEHRRFVYLEKQEKKRIRFLAKHCKPIKWHGYKAKKVEMITLRIQKAREYKNINENLTRNDKSVEERIEFLILLKNALIDHSCEPVQHFLHLIDQEIALISSGVHNKWLNNLRQRISIAFLKFVAESGDCTCTTEAEDRSNSEFSESGTTKKLVCKSCLKIMPFTSFSAHVRMRKVSCCLSCTWLRQQNIDKLDYDPYTFMLNGIRADEQRRNCYSSLLYVMQEPGVYHLVNNIWHGHSIVSETEDIYNLRLVRFNIAEEWSPWNCILLTTEEAETHYFVKNFETFYSKRLLHRIHLAHQIAKSHFKELIKFEKNFRVSSRYYMIQDREDYVPSESLA
- the LOC122413184 gene encoding IQ and ubiquitin-like domain-containing protein, with the protein product MVFVVEIEDRCFAKPFLGGWKNVVTGREYHDARTQTCPRGSLVYPRGKKKHEDEAAPAAARSPASCAAARPAANVITETRDRCVGTDTSLAYRARVEFGALARLSRETRAQTPPKPEKIHHFRHCRSSRFEIVNLAGPSKRSDFELVQSVLERWRYWENARLDGGFFETSKLAERGRILGREIELLRSIEATKARVREERRERRHLADLDRLAEPEVWKVGSGGGRKILVETLRVQRARECRDFYRSLFVEAISAEDRLERLKKLREYAAEHTCEYARDLISSVDQEIELFGMSHDEKLMNSLKNRSRQALLRLTINSCSLGQKLGDNRASSPPRSRKPRKSFSKVCERCGRFLTIDDLSARIISPGQPLLPTCQTCRNSQPGKDAKIVYEPYDIMIRDLRIRETNLGSSPSSGDPAWRVDSRIIYRLVNYVWHGKSGISESDDLYRLVLVRFRPQNVWSPWNNLLLTKREAALHQSMQDPCQIYAPTIAKKFVVKNLQAKLRFDLSVSPNLL